One window of Thermocoleostomius sinensis A174 genomic DNA carries:
- the pstS gene encoding phosphate ABC transporter substrate-binding protein PstS yields MVTRTMSKRSTRFLVFASATALMVSLVSCSTPNQASNPTTATKVSPQASPSTLALTQEVMLNGSGASFPAPLYQRWFHDLNQRNPNLKVNYLSVGSGAGVEQFTKKTVDFGASDVAMTDEEIAAVNGDVLMLPMTAGSVVLAYNISGVQGELKLPREVYTDIFLGKITNWNDPAIAKANPTLTLPNLPITVVHRSDGSGTTGVFTQHLSAISPVWKQQVGSGKNVNWPTGIGAQGNEGVTAQIQQNEGAIGYVEYGYAKENGLQMAALQNKAGNFVKPSEQSAEKALEAVHLPNNLRAFIPDPEGANSYPIVTYSWMLVRKHYNNPDQAKAIEAMIEYGLTKGQDESTQLGYVPLPHRVKEQVAAVAQEISPDYHLALK; encoded by the coding sequence ATGGTTACACGTACAATGTCCAAACGTTCTACTCGGTTTCTAGTCTTTGCATCTGCAACCGCTCTAATGGTTAGTTTAGTATCCTGTTCAACTCCGAATCAAGCGAGCAATCCGACCACAGCGACAAAAGTATCTCCGCAAGCATCCCCCAGCACACTCGCTTTAACTCAAGAAGTGATGCTGAATGGTTCTGGTGCCTCGTTTCCCGCTCCGCTTTATCAACGTTGGTTTCATGATCTCAATCAGCGCAATCCCAATCTGAAGGTCAATTATCTCAGTGTCGGCAGTGGTGCTGGGGTTGAGCAATTTACAAAGAAAACCGTTGATTTTGGAGCCAGCGATGTTGCCATGACCGATGAGGAGATTGCGGCGGTGAATGGTGATGTGCTGATGTTGCCCATGACCGCAGGCAGCGTGGTGTTGGCTTATAACATTTCAGGCGTTCAGGGTGAATTGAAGCTTCCCCGTGAAGTCTATACAGATATTTTCTTGGGCAAGATTACAAACTGGAACGACCCAGCGATCGCCAAAGCCAATCCAACCCTCACACTACCCAATCTGCCCATTACTGTTGTTCACCGCTCAGATGGTAGCGGTACTACAGGTGTGTTTACTCAGCATTTGAGTGCGATTAGTCCTGTCTGGAAACAACAGGTTGGCTCTGGTAAAAATGTGAACTGGCCCACAGGCATTGGCGCGCAAGGAAACGAAGGAGTAACCGCCCAAATTCAGCAAAACGAAGGGGCGATCGGTTATGTCGAATACGGCTATGCGAAGGAGAACGGTCTGCAAATGGCGGCATTACAGAACAAAGCTGGGAATTTTGTTAAACCGTCTGAACAATCAGCAGAAAAAGCCCTGGAAGCAGTGCATCTGCCCAATAACCTGCGAGCTTTTATTCCTGACCCAGAAGGTGCCAATTCCTACCCCATTGTGACCTATAGCTGGATGCTGGTACGAAAGCACTACAATAACCCCGACCAAGCAAAGGCGATTGAAGCCATGATTGAGTACGGTTTGACCAAAGGGCAAGATGAGAGCACTCAGCTTGGTTATGTACCGCTTCCGCATCGGGTTAAAGAGCAAGTTGCCGCTGTTGCTCAGGAGATCAGCCCCGACTATCACTTGGCACTGAAATAA
- a CDS encoding DUF2949 domain-containing protein translates to MALRHQDCGTQLPLILWQYGFVTLEQLDQIFSWLTRA, encoded by the coding sequence ATGGCTCTAAGACACCAGGACTGCGGAACTCAACTTCCTCTCATTCTCTGGCAGTATGGGTTTGTGACGCTCGAACAACTGGATCAAATTTTTAGTTGGCTGACGAGGGCTTGA
- a CDS encoding alpha/beta hydrolase — MKLQRPWLAIAGMAIMLTASFAAWYTFVAGAPQLDAPVVAADSSLPFQLESFPSQAMGENRQYGVILPPGYEQQPQRRYPVIVLLHGGHDDALSYRDKYAIASILQQLYSTGKLPPSIVIMPNGNDDRRSNPLFDPAYYNGTHGKLDTLIGTELVQVIKSRYRTINDPRFWAMGGISSGGWGAFNIGLRHLDTFNILFSHSGYFTDESGAANSPEAFVKQVVQPLSPQEKQHLHFYLDAGEIDTEFVASTKQFHQTLDQLGIANVFYTFPGGHGLAGTDIGWNYFRKHLIDSLSYVGTQFETASQN, encoded by the coding sequence ATGAAATTGCAACGCCCTTGGTTGGCGATCGCCGGAATGGCGATCATGCTGACGGCATCCTTTGCTGCCTGGTATACGTTTGTTGCAGGGGCACCCCAGCTTGATGCTCCGGTTGTTGCCGCCGATTCTAGTTTGCCCTTTCAGCTAGAAAGCTTTCCCAGTCAGGCAATGGGAGAGAACCGGCAGTATGGCGTGATTTTACCCCCCGGATACGAGCAACAGCCCCAACGGCGATATCCAGTGATTGTGCTGCTGCATGGTGGACATGATGATGCCCTGTCCTATCGAGATAAGTATGCGATCGCCTCTATTCTTCAGCAACTTTACAGCACTGGTAAGCTGCCTCCCTCGATCGTAATCATGCCCAATGGTAACGACGATCGGAGGTCTAACCCGCTCTTTGATCCAGCGTATTACAACGGAACTCACGGCAAATTGGATACTCTGATTGGCACTGAACTGGTGCAGGTCATCAAGTCCCGCTATCGCACCATCAATGATCCGCGCTTTTGGGCAATGGGAGGCATTTCCTCAGGCGGATGGGGAGCTTTTAATATTGGACTGCGTCACCTAGACACCTTCAACATTTTGTTCAGTCACAGCGGCTACTTTACCGATGAGAGTGGTGCAGCCAATAGCCCTGAAGCATTTGTCAAACAGGTGGTACAGCCCTTATCTCCGCAGGAAAAGCAGCATCTTCATTTCTACTTAGATGCTGGAGAAATTGACACAGAATTTGTCGCTTCAACAAAGCAGTTTCACCAAACCCTCGATCAGTTAGGTATTGCGAACGTGTTTTATACCTTTCCAGGAGGACATGGACTCGCAGGAACTGACATTGGTTGGAACTATTTTCGAAAACACCTAATCGACTCTCTAAGCTACGTTGGAACACAGTTTGAGACAGCAAGTCAAAACTAA
- a CDS encoding sensor histidine kinase — translation MPMRLGLQTRLLISHLLVMLTGLISFLIISNAASQHLFSGHLADLEDAGLIIRSTRLVLFAGFQAAWHGSSLIAMCVGTLAATGLSYWIAQRITQPLNQMERIARQFAAGQFDEQVPPSSIPELDRLGNSFNRLAVSLEDVEMRRRELIGEVTHELRTPLTIVRGYLEAFANQQIAPTPKIYTLMVRETKRLERLVNHLQELSKAEAGHLTLNLQPIALPTLLGNLMQQFSTQVLEDELVLQMDCPPNLPPVLADYDRLEQILVNLIGNALRHTRRGSITLQAWEDAHQVWVAVQDTGTGIAPDELPHVFERFWRSRQNRQDAKGTGIGLAITKRLVELQGGQIEVESQLGQGSTFRFSLPIA, via the coding sequence ATGCCGATGCGACTGGGACTGCAAACCCGTCTACTGATCTCCCATTTGCTGGTGATGCTAACGGGACTCATTAGTTTTTTGATTATCAGCAATGCGGCATCGCAGCATCTGTTCTCTGGACATCTGGCAGATCTGGAGGATGCCGGGCTAATTATTCGCTCCACTCGTCTGGTTTTGTTCGCAGGTTTTCAAGCAGCATGGCATGGCAGCAGCCTGATCGCCATGTGTGTGGGAACCCTGGCTGCGACTGGTTTAAGCTATTGGATTGCCCAGCGTATCACCCAACCCTTGAACCAAATGGAGCGGATTGCTCGCCAATTTGCGGCGGGACAATTTGATGAGCAGGTGCCTCCCAGCAGCATTCCAGAATTAGATCGCTTGGGCAATAGCTTTAATCGTTTGGCAGTCAGCCTGGAAGATGTGGAAATGCGCCGACGAGAATTGATTGGCGAAGTCACCCATGAGTTGCGAACACCCCTAACAATCGTGCGGGGATATTTGGAGGCATTTGCCAATCAGCAGATAGCACCCACGCCGAAGATCTACACGCTGATGGTGCGGGAAACCAAACGATTAGAACGGTTAGTGAATCATCTCCAAGAACTGTCAAAAGCGGAAGCTGGACATTTAACGCTGAATTTACAGCCGATCGCATTACCGACCCTTTTGGGGAACCTGATGCAACAATTCTCGACCCAAGTCTTGGAAGATGAACTGGTTTTACAAATGGATTGTCCTCCTAATCTTCCACCTGTTTTAGCAGACTACGATCGGCTAGAACAAATTTTAGTGAACCTGATTGGGAATGCCCTCCGCCATACCCGACGGGGTTCCATTACGCTCCAGGCATGGGAAGATGCTCACCAGGTTTGGGTTGCAGTGCAGGATACAGGAACAGGTATTGCCCCCGATGAACTTCCCCATGTGTTTGAACGATTCTGGCGATCGCGGCAGAATCGGCAGGATGCGAAAGGGACGGGCATTGGGTTGGCGATTACCAAACGACTGGTTGAACTTCAGGGCGGACAAATTGAAGTGGAGAGCCAACTGGGGCAGGGCAGCACCTTTCGCTTTTCATTACCGATCGCCTGA
- a CDS encoding response regulator transcription factor, with the protein MSKTILIVEDEVEIARFVQQLLEKEGFTCIHYRDGTQALRFFPEHQPDLVILDLGLPGMDGLEFCTRIRKQANAKDPYILMLTARGEEIDRVIGLSTGADDYLVKPFSPIELVARVRALLRRSLRQEVPSQVYQTPHFTVDVDRHIAQKTDQGAIEELDLTTLEFDLLATFVSTPGRVWSRTHLVEKIWGEDFFGDERVVDTHVARLRKKIEPNLAHPCFIKTVTGIGYKFEDEET; encoded by the coding sequence ATGAGCAAAACCATTCTGATAGTCGAAGATGAAGTGGAAATTGCCCGGTTTGTGCAACAGCTTCTCGAAAAAGAAGGCTTTACCTGCATTCATTACCGAGACGGAACGCAGGCTCTGCGCTTCTTCCCAGAACATCAGCCCGATCTGGTCATTCTGGATTTGGGGCTACCCGGAATGGACGGATTGGAGTTTTGTACTCGTATTCGCAAGCAAGCTAATGCGAAAGATCCCTACATTCTGATGCTGACGGCACGGGGAGAGGAAATCGATCGCGTGATTGGGCTATCCACCGGAGCAGACGATTATCTGGTCAAGCCCTTTAGCCCCATCGAACTGGTAGCGCGGGTGCGGGCATTGCTACGACGATCGCTGCGGCAGGAAGTACCATCCCAGGTGTATCAAACTCCCCACTTCACGGTGGATGTCGATCGCCATATTGCTCAAAAGACTGACCAGGGAGCGATCGAAGAATTAGATTTGACAACCCTGGAGTTTGACCTGTTAGCCACCTTTGTCAGCACTCCAGGGCGGGTCTGGAGCCGGACGCATCTGGTGGAGAAAATTTGGGGCGAGGACTTCTTTGGCGATGAGCGCGTCGTTGATACCCACGTTGCCCGCCTGCGAAAAAAAATTGAGCCAAATTTAGCTCACCCCTGCTTTATCAAGACGGTGACTGGAATTGGCTATAAGTTTGAAGATGAGGAAACCTGA
- a CDS encoding YIP1 family protein — protein MPESMTTGLVQFWSLVQEANALNPDAFRAIEVHPAGILLAITVILLVGLSQSIGQGIVLFLNQVKPIRFVLSLGIAAILFVFSVAFWVLSVWVVSHLLYGVDVSFLKVFRVLGLSYAPLLWSFLVAIPYLGVPINVVLSVWSLLAFVRGFSVVTELDRWQVLGSAICGWVVFQIMQRTIGRPAITLGHWVSSSVAGVPLVTNLRQLEQTVQSSFTKAVDNSNRNQGGD, from the coding sequence ATGCCTGAGTCAATGACAACCGGGCTAGTTCAGTTTTGGTCGCTGGTGCAGGAAGCCAACGCCCTTAATCCTGATGCTTTTCGAGCGATTGAGGTTCATCCTGCGGGCATCCTGCTAGCGATCACAGTAATTTTGCTAGTCGGACTCTCCCAGAGCATAGGACAGGGGATTGTACTGTTTTTGAACCAGGTAAAACCGATTCGGTTTGTGTTGAGTCTGGGCATTGCGGCAATTTTGTTTGTCTTTAGCGTCGCCTTTTGGGTGTTGAGTGTGTGGGTGGTGAGTCATCTGCTATATGGGGTTGATGTTTCATTTCTGAAGGTGTTTCGGGTATTGGGGCTGTCCTACGCCCCTCTACTGTGGAGCTTTTTAGTGGCCATTCCCTACCTGGGGGTACCAATTAACGTGGTTCTGTCAGTCTGGAGTCTGTTGGCCTTTGTACGCGGATTCAGCGTAGTGACTGAGCTTGATCGCTGGCAAGTGCTAGGCAGTGCCATCTGCGGCTGGGTGGTGTTTCAGATCATGCAACGGACAATTGGCCGCCCGGCGATCACCCTGGGGCATTGGGTTTCTAGCTCGGTGGCTGGGGTTCCGCTGGTTACTAATCTGCGTCAACTGGAGCAAACGGTACAAAGCAGCTTTACCAAAGCAGTTGATAATTCAAACAGAAACCAAGGTGGTGATTAA
- a CDS encoding CAAX protease, with protein sequence MMHTFRQVRYIAPGGLVLLPLVLLPQMLPPLALLRGNVGHETERIFLDLLLMGLGALIVAALLSPLETLGWWAGWYGDQVDPHRTPCTAEEPLPSTQARRYIVYLDGIGQFKSTYAPEAEQFLSALGQSLPDMVVVRGITPYSVLNKPLIEDRPMSAFWRLVTWLRSKRFFKVLGMLINIRNLLVVLVSADTRYGPVYNRGMAQVIYNGLINEGYRPGSRVPITLLGFSGGGEIAMGAAPLLQQSLDAPLDIISLAGVFCGHNKILNLNHIYHLVGDKDPVERTGPVLFPKRWKVMFLSYWNRAKKRGLVTFISLGPVGHQTPGGVFDPNLRLPDGRTHLQQTVDWVTDILQEKLPLEQPSTAPRPSSYSLAQQGDFNQPEAYPLGAVVDAAYYRPIAPWMGRLILPTLDQRQPQDGVWFEVHHATADYSHLVSQRVWLSWQDTPWVRQYLSTVTRDLHFSADANYSRHQGKVVPERLNGWRQVGPLESLAGARPTDNMVVMLNGPVQIDSLPNGVVQVLIDQDPAQISGRFYAIAQFIAPSQTTADGMLYRIRHFNRSTRQFDGLEEVVWLPQVVPNINGLRPSSNQNLERSPCNPDGWYLYGAPDRRGRFVVQALAPRALFTLIPDQEIVGKTATHRYLKQVSWTVKGVKGTISSVLLRASEKASSSFHLGDRLLLNHVYGGVGGKMTEPAARGPIYFGHFAYGLAEVVQEPLTDDLRLEMQYFQVYTQNGDGLIACRHHWSNYMGDRQFGWLNLRPVRDAVIKLDAFTNRYDIDGDVVCPLELLLHQLQIMMARYRTGDGSGITYVGPANNCAQDSNQALYAALQQINRATTTLSDSVSWLQTHPDQAGQVKQLQQIGLSLKRDLLPWGTARADWQNHEAVLGSSLEDDPVKQLATALVSWRTVLPRIASDAVIISFLQRGATVLVLRTTQVGGTIPEIEPIAPVGL encoded by the coding sequence ATGATGCACACTTTTCGTCAAGTCAGGTACATCGCCCCTGGGGGGTTAGTGTTGTTACCCTTAGTGTTGCTACCCCAAATGCTGCCCCCACTAGCCTTGCTCAGGGGTAATGTGGGGCATGAGACCGAACGGATCTTCTTAGATCTGCTGCTGATGGGACTGGGCGCACTCATTGTTGCAGCCCTACTCAGTCCCTTGGAGACACTGGGTTGGTGGGCTGGATGGTATGGCGATCAAGTAGACCCGCACAGAACACCCTGCACCGCCGAAGAGCCATTGCCTTCAACTCAGGCGAGGCGCTACATCGTCTATCTCGACGGTATCGGCCAGTTTAAGTCTACCTATGCCCCAGAAGCAGAGCAGTTTCTTAGTGCTCTGGGTCAGTCCCTGCCAGACATGGTAGTGGTGCGGGGTATTACGCCCTACTCGGTATTGAACAAACCCCTGATAGAAGATCGACCGATGTCGGCATTTTGGCGACTGGTGACTTGGCTGCGATCGAAGCGCTTCTTCAAAGTTCTGGGAATGTTAATTAACATTCGCAATTTGCTAGTGGTGCTGGTGTCGGCTGATACGCGCTACGGTCCTGTCTACAACCGTGGCATGGCCCAGGTGATCTACAACGGACTGATCAATGAGGGCTATCGTCCAGGCAGTCGGGTGCCGATCACGCTGCTAGGCTTTAGCGGCGGCGGCGAAATCGCCATGGGGGCAGCTCCGCTGTTGCAACAATCGCTGGATGCTCCCCTCGATATTATCTCCCTGGCGGGAGTCTTCTGCGGGCACAACAAAATTCTCAACCTCAACCACATCTACCACCTCGTAGGCGACAAAGACCCAGTGGAGCGCACTGGCCCGGTGCTGTTTCCCAAGCGCTGGAAAGTCATGTTCCTCTCATACTGGAATCGAGCTAAAAAGCGCGGGCTGGTGACGTTTATTTCCCTGGGCCCAGTGGGGCATCAGACACCAGGGGGGGTGTTTGACCCTAACCTGCGCTTACCCGACGGTCGCACCCACCTTCAGCAAACGGTGGACTGGGTGACTGACATTTTGCAGGAAAAGCTGCCGTTGGAGCAACCCAGCACTGCTCCTCGCCCCAGCAGCTATAGTCTGGCTCAACAGGGAGACTTTAACCAACCAGAAGCCTATCCCCTGGGGGCAGTGGTCGATGCTGCCTACTACCGTCCCATTGCCCCCTGGATGGGTCGGCTGATATTGCCCACCTTAGATCAGCGGCAACCCCAAGATGGGGTCTGGTTTGAAGTACACCATGCTACTGCTGACTACAGCCACTTGGTCAGTCAACGGGTCTGGCTGAGCTGGCAAGACACTCCCTGGGTACGCCAGTATTTGAGCACAGTGACGCGGGATCTGCACTTCAGTGCCGATGCTAACTATAGCCGTCACCAAGGCAAGGTGGTGCCCGAACGGCTCAACGGTTGGCGGCAGGTGGGCCCCCTGGAGTCACTGGCTGGAGCCAGGCCCACAGACAACATGGTAGTGATGCTGAATGGCCCAGTGCAGATAGATTCCTTGCCAAATGGGGTAGTGCAGGTTTTGATCGATCAAGACCCGGCTCAGATCAGCGGTCGGTTCTATGCAATCGCCCAGTTTATTGCCCCTAGTCAGACCACTGCCGACGGTATGCTCTATCGCATTCGTCATTTCAACCGAAGTACCCGCCAGTTCGATGGACTTGAAGAGGTGGTGTGGTTGCCCCAGGTGGTGCCCAACATCAATGGTTTGCGTCCCTCTAGTAACCAAAACTTGGAGCGATCGCCCTGCAACCCGGATGGCTGGTATCTCTACGGTGCGCCCGACCGCAGGGGGCGGTTTGTGGTACAGGCTCTGGCCCCGCGCGCATTGTTTACCCTTATCCCTGATCAAGAGATCGTTGGCAAAACCGCCACCCATCGCTACCTCAAACAGGTCTCCTGGACAGTAAAGGGAGTCAAGGGTACGATCAGCTCCGTACTGCTGCGGGCAAGCGAAAAGGCTTCTTCCTCCTTTCATCTAGGTGATCGGCTGCTCCTCAACCACGTCTACGGCGGCGTGGGCGGAAAAATGACCGAACCAGCGGCACGAGGCCCAATCTATTTTGGTCACTTTGCCTATGGATTGGCAGAGGTGGTTCAAGAGCCTCTAACTGATGACTTGCGGCTAGAGATGCAGTACTTTCAGGTTTATACCCAAAATGGTGATGGGTTGATTGCTTGCCGTCACCATTGGTCAAACTACATGGGCGATCGCCAGTTTGGGTGGCTTAACCTGCGCCCGGTGCGCGATGCGGTGATCAAACTCGATGCTTTCACCAACCGCTACGACATTGACGGCGATGTTGTCTGTCCCTTAGAACTGCTGCTGCACCAACTCCAAATCATGATGGCCCGCTACCGAACTGGTGATGGCAGCGGCATCACCTATGTCGGACCCGCCAACAACTGTGCTCAAGACTCTAATCAGGCACTTTATGCTGCCCTCCAGCAGATCAACCGGGCTACGACAACCCTGTCCGACTCAGTGTCCTGGCTTCAGACGCATCCTGACCAGGCTGGGCAGGTCAAGCAGCTTCAGCAAATTGGACTTTCGCTCAAGCGTGATTTGCTGCCCTGGGGCACCGCCCGAGCCGACTGGCAGAACCACGAAGCTGTTTTGGGTAGCAGTCTCGAAGATGACCCCGTCAAGCAGTTGGCCACTGCCCTAGTGAGCTGGCGCACCGTACTGCCCCGAATCGCCAGTGATGCGGTGATCATATCCTTTCTACAACGAGGAGCCACCGTGCTGGTGTTGCGTACCACCCAGGTGGGCGGCACGATACCCGAGATTGAGCCGATCGCTCCGGTGGGATTGTAG
- the crcB gene encoding fluoride efflux transporter CrcB, which yields MLKQPFLRQPVVRTVAAISLGAIAGALGRYYFGLAMNHLLGIDVPYSTLVINVTGCLAMGFLATLSLGQVISLHPDIRLLLLTGFLGSYTTFSGYELDSAHLLQQDRLQADLFYWAGSVMLGFMSLQFGIAFAEWLLGKLDPSRETPHNRDRSN from the coding sequence ATGCTGAAACAGCCATTTTTGCGACAGCCCGTTGTGCGAACCGTTGCTGCCATTTCCCTGGGGGCGATCGCTGGTGCATTGGGGCGATATTATTTTGGACTGGCCATGAATCACCTTCTGGGAATCGATGTCCCCTACAGCACCTTGGTCATTAATGTGACCGGATGTTTGGCAATGGGCTTCCTGGCAACGCTATCTTTAGGACAGGTAATTAGTCTACATCCTGATATTCGTCTGCTGCTCCTGACGGGTTTTTTGGGGTCGTATACCACCTTTTCCGGTTATGAACTCGATAGTGCCCATTTGTTGCAGCAGGATCGCTTACAGGCAGACCTGTTTTATTGGGCGGGAAGTGTGATGTTAGGATTCATGAGCTTGCAGTTCGGCATCGCATTTGCAGAATGGCTCCTTGGCAAGCTTGACCCTTCCAGGGAAACGCCCCACAACCGCGATCGGTCAAACTGA
- the crcB gene encoding fluoride efflux transporter CrcB: METPLLLTLWIALGAIPGALSRYYLTLVCVEKLGGEFPFGTFIINLSGTFLIGFFATLFQSIQADPLLNSFVIIGFLGSYTTFSTYALDTSNLLKLASYKRAVLYGLGSPLMGFLGVELGIALAQRL, from the coding sequence ATGGAAACCCCTCTTTTGCTAACCCTTTGGATTGCGCTAGGAGCTATCCCAGGTGCCCTTAGCCGCTATTATTTAACGCTGGTTTGTGTGGAAAAACTCGGCGGAGAGTTCCCCTTTGGCACGTTTATCATTAATCTCTCTGGGACGTTTTTGATTGGGTTCTTTGCAACACTGTTTCAATCCATCCAAGCTGATCCACTGCTCAATAGTTTTGTCATTATTGGTTTTTTAGGGTCTTACACCACGTTTTCCACCTACGCCTTAGATACGTCAAATCTGCTCAAGCTGGCAAGTTATAAACGGGCAGTGCTATATGGGTTAGGCAGTCCATTGATGGGGTTTTTAGGAGTCGAACTGGGTATTGCTCTGGCACAACGGCTATAG
- a CDS encoding DUF190 domain-containing protein yields the protein MKNAEQLTIYVAEGDSVQGKLLYRALIDAARQSGIAGITVMRTAVSYGQRDRHISVDWMPELAMQMMMVLTAIDQPEAIDRYLPQVQALVKYGLAIKEPITVVHHAPVLPDQLAQPTPQLTPLQNQENAMTDFERLTIYVGESDQWQGKPVHLALVEEARRHGLVGATVVRGVTGYGKTNHERIKFLGIIELSSDLPMVVTMIDRTDKIEQFLPLVQDMVGGGIVVRDAINVVHHAPIQ from the coding sequence ATGAAAAATGCAGAACAATTAACGATCTATGTGGCAGAGGGGGACTCCGTTCAGGGTAAATTACTCTACCGGGCGTTGATAGATGCGGCGCGTCAATCCGGCATTGCAGGAATAACGGTGATGCGGACGGCTGTGAGCTATGGACAACGCGATCGCCATATCAGTGTGGACTGGATGCCAGAACTGGCGATGCAAATGATGATGGTACTGACAGCAATTGATCAACCGGAGGCGATCGATCGCTACCTCCCGCAGGTTCAAGCCCTGGTTAAATATGGTTTGGCAATTAAGGAACCCATTACCGTCGTGCATCATGCCCCAGTATTGCCCGATCAACTAGCCCAACCCACACCGCAATTGACACCATTACAAAATCAGGAGAATGCAATGACCGACTTTGAGCGATTAACGATTTACGTTGGTGAATCGGATCAGTGGCAAGGTAAGCCCGTTCATCTGGCATTGGTGGAAGAAGCGCGTCGTCACGGATTAGTGGGAGCAACCGTTGTGCGGGGTGTGACTGGGTATGGAAAAACTAACCATGAGCGAATTAAGTTTCTGGGGATTATTGAGCTTTCCTCGGATTTACCAATGGTCGTCACGATGATCGATCGGACGGATAAGATTGAACAATTCTTACCACTCGTGCAAGACATGGTAGGAGGAGGAATTGTGGTACGCGATGCGATTAATGTTGTTCACCATGCACCCATTCAATAG
- a CDS encoding ParB-like protein, translating to MPTLPDYNPNLSPGTLSLAAVNLLHPAQVALGYREVDYRIQQFQAMTADELDAYLLEHFLPIVIAPDRLPYVVDHHHRARAIQMTGLRETVYVKVWENCQDWSRAEFWQLMQEKAWVYPYDKDGQRVDVESIPASLDQLQDDPYRSLAWGVLQAGGYARSDVPFQEFLWGNYFRQHLSFENTEAGFQQAVNAALQLCRSPAVSHLPGYISDATG from the coding sequence ATGCCAACTCTACCCGACTACAATCCAAACTTATCTCCAGGTACACTCAGCCTCGCCGCTGTTAACTTGCTTCATCCGGCTCAAGTGGCGTTGGGCTATCGAGAAGTAGACTACCGAATTCAACAGTTTCAGGCAATGACTGCGGATGAATTAGATGCTTACCTGTTGGAGCATTTTTTACCCATTGTGATTGCGCCCGATCGCCTGCCCTATGTGGTGGATCACCATCATCGTGCCCGTGCGATCCAGATGACGGGTTTACGAGAAACCGTTTATGTCAAAGTGTGGGAAAACTGTCAGGATTGGTCAAGGGCTGAGTTTTGGCAATTGATGCAGGAGAAAGCCTGGGTGTATCCCTACGACAAAGATGGGCAACGGGTTGATGTTGAATCCATTCCAGCTAGTTTAGACCAGTTGCAGGATGACCCCTACCGCAGTTTAGCTTGGGGCGTGTTGCAAGCAGGGGGCTATGCCAGATCCGATGTCCCTTTTCAGGAGTTCCTGTGGGGTAATTATTTTCGTCAGCACCTTTCGTTTGAGAACACCGAGGCAGGCTTTCAACAGGCAGTTAACGCGGCGTTGCAGTTGTGTCGATCGCCAGCAGTCAGTCATTTGCCTGGGTACATCTCCGATGCTACTGGGTGA